Proteins from a genomic interval of Paenibacillus sp. FSL H8-0048:
- a CDS encoding ArsR/SmtB family transcription factor, with protein MEYKLTVDFAPIYECITSLNAFIGKQNHTAMDAGTPWVRLVQTQFAPVMLQRMKEVLKLTDNFSLSPYIWSCPGERTPEEFLHWFEDLSPGELYDIAGRFGQSVPANLAGLRDAAAEVIRVWNDSYFSSIDPAILEGLRQEAGARTAMLNGTNDMDVYEAATEGMRLYPSETLKRVIITPQYHARPLVISSQYDEFVFTSYSCDALPPGEGRPAAALLRLTRALSDETRLFILRQLTGRQMNFTEIVKAVKLSKSTIHYHLIALRAAGLVIVHTSGKSVSYSLRLEALDDLPGQIEDYLKG; from the coding sequence ATGGAATATAAATTAACCGTAGACTTCGCGCCTATCTATGAATGTATTACCAGCCTCAACGCTTTTATCGGCAAGCAAAATCATACGGCTATGGATGCCGGTACTCCCTGGGTCCGTCTGGTCCAGACGCAGTTCGCCCCTGTCATGCTCCAGCGTATGAAGGAGGTGCTGAAGCTCACCGATAATTTCAGTCTATCCCCCTACATCTGGAGCTGTCCCGGAGAGCGTACGCCGGAGGAATTCCTGCATTGGTTCGAAGACTTGTCTCCGGGGGAGCTCTACGACATTGCCGGGAGGTTCGGGCAGAGTGTGCCTGCGAATCTTGCCGGACTGCGGGATGCTGCGGCTGAAGTAATCCGGGTGTGGAATGACAGCTACTTCAGCAGCATTGATCCGGCCATCCTAGAAGGGTTGCGGCAGGAGGCCGGAGCACGGACAGCGATGCTGAACGGCACGAATGATATGGACGTCTACGAAGCAGCTACCGAAGGGATGCGGCTCTATCCGTCGGAGACGCTGAAGCGGGTTATTATCACTCCGCAGTATCATGCCCGTCCGCTGGTCATCTCCTCTCAATATGATGAGTTTGTGTTCACCAGCTACTCCTGCGATGCGCTACCACCCGGAGAAGGACGTCCTGCTGCCGCGCTCCTGCGGCTTACCCGGGCGTTATCAGATGAGACCCGGCTGTTCATTCTCCGGCAGCTTACCGGACGACAGATGAATTTCACAGAGATTGTGAAGGCGGTTAAGCTGTCCAAAAGCACGATTCACTACCACCTGATCGCGCTGCGCGCTGCAGGTCTGGTCATCGTTCACACCAGCGGCAAAAGTGTCTCCTACAGCCTGCGGCTGGAGGCTCTGGATGATCTGCCCGGGCAAATTGAGGATTACCTGAAGGGGTGA
- a CDS encoding S-layer homology domain-containing protein → MKLSSQCRKPLSLFLAVALLLTGIFPGLSTGSGTASAEPIIAADTAAVTAAIQAPAVTASPAAGTKIATGSKITLNTSVTASVYYSVYADNSTTAEVADQLYTAPISVHSGITSLKITAYSLLPDSEKGPTSTFEYSVAPALAGLKINQIQGAGHISPYVDAMVTDVKGIVTYIKDADSFYIQSAAADMDNDIKTSEAIQIYQKGKSSAVKPGDAVTVDGVVKEFGRTGQLSATQITASQTTVVSSGNPLPAPTLLGTGGRLIPTAVIDDDGLNPAKFEPATDAIDFYESLEGMRLELAKPTTVGPAVYYASSSTFEIPVVTVNGTGNTTEVTSPAGGLVLTGADFNPQRLILSVKTAPVLTTGQQFLGNVTGILTYDYGKFLISTETDGLPDVSPSKLKREVTSLSSGEADKLNIASFNIENFSQHNDPAKITNVAKDIVVNLKTPDIIGLTEVQDNDGTGKGGTDASESYKALIAAITAIDGGASNYGYTDIAPQNNQDGGVPDGNIRSGFLYNMNRVTLKPGTPGTATDAVSYAAGSGLSLNPGRIDPENEAFKESRKPLAAEFLFGGKEIIVIANHFNSKSSDSYLFGSVQPPVFSTEIQRAKIAKVVGSFAEDVLQKNPKANLVVLGDLNDFQFSDTLNILKGSALTNLVNTLPLNERYSYNFQGNSQTLDHILVNNRLASASKLDIVHINADFADPGDYPKGTVSDADGIRISDHDPLLAQIDFGTTDFNLRVLHTNDTHSHLENITKRTSAISSERTGNTVLLDAGDVFSGTLYFNQFKGQADIKFMNNIGYDAMTFGNHEFDMNKENPEILRNFVTAAKFPFASSNIDFTTKGSELADLYHEMTGILETDETKSTAKDGHIYPSVIKDVYGEKVGIFGLTTEDTVGLASPGDKIIFKDHVDSAKRTVKALEDQGINKIIAVTHLGYTVDQELAKAVPGIDIIVGGHSHTKIDNPPTPVVIAGTDKNVLIVQTGEYSQFLGELDVTFNDQGEVKAYQGKLLDVNLFGEDVAAKKILAPYDAELETVRSQVVGRSDVDLYTNRDIDGKSVRVVRKEETPIGNMIADSVAEKVTELMPNFVSKEDQSTIKGVVAIQNGGGIRAAIDKGDITMGEVLTTLPFNNSLVALKVTGAEIISSLENAVSGLESDQGRFAHVSGMKYTYDSTKKPEIVSSLTGQVTQTGERIISVEIKQADGTYLPVDPAGYYILSTNSFMAGGGDFYRALASAKADGRYYELGLPDFEVLLAYLKNHKPVTSKLEGRITDLKGAAPNPSPTTTPAPTTNPGGSNPGGSGGVTPTATPSATPAPSAGAAPQITTFTAADLTAKLAALPAGTNELKLPLTASAGGAQAVLPGSVLVQQAAAQPDTVLTFISTGGASYSLPLSLINGTALAARLGTSDFTITVSLLQADTAILDSLNKAIAAQAGTITVAAPVIEFSVTAQAGTTSVPLNSFGSIYVKRTLTATGALDAKGATGVAFDPATGKLSFVPSVFASPADGHTEVTIKRNSNSYYTVVKSSKTFGDTTGHWAQSAIELLASKLVITGTSSTAFSPAQSITRAEFAALITRSLGLAPAATATAFSDVRAGAWYTDAVQTAASAGLITGYTDGSFKPGSPITRQEMAAVLSKAMKYTGKTLTSDPAVLAKFRDASSIPAWSRAAVAEIAAAGIIQGTPDGAFAPAKLATRAEAATMLEKTLKSLQFIN, encoded by the coding sequence ATGAAACTTTCTTCACAATGCAGGAAGCCGCTCAGTCTGTTCCTGGCGGTAGCATTGCTATTAACCGGGATCTTCCCGGGATTGTCCACAGGCTCAGGGACGGCCTCGGCAGAGCCGATCATAGCAGCCGACACTGCTGCGGTCACTGCCGCCATCCAAGCTCCAGCGGTTACGGCATCCCCTGCCGCAGGCACTAAGATCGCTACAGGGTCAAAGATTACTTTAAACACCTCTGTAACGGCAAGCGTGTACTACAGCGTCTATGCTGACAACAGCACTACCGCAGAAGTTGCAGACCAATTGTATACTGCCCCAATCAGCGTTCATTCCGGTATTACCTCTCTTAAGATTACAGCTTATTCCTTATTACCCGATTCAGAGAAAGGTCCAACATCCACTTTTGAATACAGCGTAGCCCCTGCACTCGCAGGTCTGAAGATTAACCAGATTCAAGGCGCAGGACATATCTCCCCTTATGTGGATGCTATGGTCACTGACGTTAAGGGAATCGTTACCTACATTAAGGATGCAGACAGCTTCTATATCCAGTCTGCGGCCGCTGATATGGATAACGATATCAAGACCTCGGAAGCCATTCAAATCTATCAGAAGGGAAAAAGCAGTGCCGTTAAACCAGGCGATGCAGTCACGGTAGACGGAGTTGTCAAGGAATTTGGCCGCACCGGACAATTATCTGCCACACAGATTACCGCCAGCCAAACCACGGTTGTCAGCAGCGGTAATCCGCTTCCGGCCCCCACCCTGCTGGGCACCGGCGGACGCCTCATCCCAACGGCTGTAATCGACGATGATGGCCTGAATCCGGCCAAGTTCGAGCCAGCCACCGATGCCATCGACTTCTATGAGAGCCTGGAAGGGATGCGGCTGGAGCTTGCCAAGCCGACCACCGTGGGCCCGGCAGTCTACTATGCTTCCAGCAGTACTTTTGAAATCCCGGTGGTGACCGTCAACGGTACGGGCAACACGACTGAAGTGACTTCCCCTGCCGGCGGACTGGTATTGACGGGTGCCGACTTTAACCCGCAGCGCCTGATTCTCTCGGTGAAGACCGCTCCGGTACTCACTACAGGCCAGCAGTTCTTGGGCAATGTCACCGGTATTCTGACCTATGACTACGGCAAATTCCTGATTTCTACGGAAACAGACGGCCTGCCGGATGTCTCCCCAAGCAAGCTGAAGCGGGAAGTAACCTCCCTCTCTTCGGGAGAAGCGGACAAGCTCAATATTGCTTCTTTTAATATAGAGAACTTCTCCCAGCACAATGATCCAGCCAAAATCACCAACGTGGCTAAGGACATCGTCGTCAATCTCAAAACACCGGACATTATCGGCCTGACAGAAGTGCAGGATAACGATGGAACCGGCAAAGGCGGAACAGATGCCAGCGAAAGCTACAAAGCCCTGATCGCTGCCATTACAGCCATTGACGGCGGTGCATCTAACTATGGTTACACGGATATCGCCCCGCAGAACAACCAGGATGGCGGCGTTCCAGACGGCAATATCCGCTCAGGCTTCCTGTACAATATGAACCGCGTCACTCTGAAACCGGGCACACCCGGAACAGCTACAGACGCTGTGAGCTATGCCGCAGGCTCTGGCCTCAGCCTGAATCCGGGCCGCATTGATCCGGAGAATGAAGCCTTCAAAGAGTCGCGCAAGCCGCTGGCTGCCGAGTTCCTTTTCGGGGGTAAAGAAATTATCGTCATTGCTAATCACTTCAACTCCAAGAGCAGCGACAGCTATCTGTTCGGTTCCGTTCAGCCTCCGGTCTTCTCGACTGAAATTCAGCGGGCCAAGATTGCCAAGGTGGTAGGCAGCTTCGCTGAGGATGTGCTTCAGAAGAACCCTAAGGCCAATCTTGTCGTGCTGGGCGATCTGAATGACTTCCAGTTCTCAGATACGCTCAATATCCTCAAGGGCAGTGCACTTACGAATCTTGTAAATACCCTGCCGCTGAATGAACGGTATTCCTACAATTTCCAGGGCAACTCCCAGACGCTGGATCATATCCTCGTCAATAACCGGCTGGCTTCTGCCAGCAAGCTTGATATCGTGCATATTAATGCCGATTTTGCAGATCCGGGAGATTATCCGAAGGGCACTGTATCTGATGCCGACGGCATCCGGATCAGCGACCATGACCCGCTGCTCGCACAGATTGACTTCGGTACTACAGATTTCAATCTGCGCGTCCTGCATACGAACGATACCCATAGCCATCTGGAGAATATCACCAAGCGTACCTCCGCCATCAGCAGTGAACGGACAGGCAATACGGTGCTGCTGGATGCGGGTGACGTCTTCTCCGGAACCCTGTATTTCAACCAGTTCAAGGGTCAGGCAGACATCAAATTCATGAACAATATCGGCTATGATGCGATGACCTTCGGCAATCATGAGTTTGACATGAATAAGGAGAATCCGGAAATCCTGCGGAATTTCGTGACGGCGGCCAAGTTCCCGTTCGCCAGCTCCAATATTGATTTCACTACGAAGGGCAGCGAGCTTGCCGATCTCTATCATGAGATGACCGGTATTCTTGAGACAGATGAGACCAAGAGTACGGCCAAAGACGGCCATATTTACCCTTCTGTCATCAAGGACGTCTATGGAGAGAAGGTCGGAATCTTCGGCTTGACAACTGAGGATACCGTTGGCCTGGCGTCTCCCGGCGACAAGATTATTTTCAAGGATCATGTAGACAGCGCGAAGCGTACCGTCAAGGCGCTTGAAGACCAGGGCATCAACAAGATTATCGCCGTCACACATCTGGGGTACACCGTGGATCAGGAGCTGGCCAAGGCCGTTCCGGGGATCGACATTATTGTCGGCGGACATTCCCATACGAAGATCGATAACCCGCCAACTCCTGTGGTAATTGCAGGTACGGACAAGAATGTCCTGATTGTGCAGACCGGCGAATACAGCCAGTTCCTCGGTGAGCTGGATGTGACCTTTAATGACCAAGGCGAGGTTAAGGCTTATCAAGGCAAATTGCTGGATGTGAATCTGTTCGGTGAAGATGTTGCTGCCAAAAAAATTCTTGCCCCATACGATGCTGAATTGGAAACAGTCCGTAGCCAGGTTGTAGGCCGCTCGGACGTTGATCTCTACACCAACCGTGACATTGACGGGAAATCCGTCCGCGTGGTGCGTAAGGAAGAGACCCCAATCGGCAACATGATTGCTGACAGTGTTGCGGAGAAAGTAACTGAGCTAATGCCTAACTTCGTGTCCAAGGAGGACCAGAGTACGATCAAAGGCGTCGTCGCCATCCAGAACGGCGGAGGCATTCGCGCAGCGATTGACAAGGGCGATATTACGATGGGCGAGGTGTTGACCACACTCCCATTCAATAACAGCCTGGTTGCCCTGAAGGTCACTGGCGCAGAGATCATCTCTTCCCTGGAGAACGCAGTCAGCGGCCTGGAGTCCGACCAGGGACGGTTCGCTCATGTCTCAGGGATGAAATACACGTATGATTCGACCAAAAAGCCGGAGATTGTGAGTTCTTTGACCGGTCAGGTGACCCAGACCGGGGAGCGCATCATCTCCGTTGAGATCAAGCAGGCGGACGGGACTTATCTGCCGGTTGATCCGGCAGGCTATTATATTCTGTCCACGAACTCCTTCATGGCTGGCGGCGGAGACTTCTACCGTGCACTGGCTTCAGCCAAGGCGGATGGACGTTATTATGAGCTGGGCCTGCCTGACTTTGAGGTGCTGCTGGCTTATCTGAAGAACCATAAACCGGTCACCTCCAAGCTTGAAGGACGGATCACTGATCTGAAGGGAGCCGCTCCAAATCCAAGTCCGACTACAACACCGGCACCAACCACGAATCCGGGAGGATCTAATCCGGGAGGCTCCGGGGGAGTGACGCCTACGGCAACGCCATCGGCCACCCCTGCTCCAAGCGCGGGAGCAGCGCCGCAGATTACCACATTTACTGCAGCGGATCTCACCGCTAAGCTTGCAGCCCTGCCTGCCGGTACGAATGAGCTGAAGCTTCCGCTCACGGCTTCAGCAGGCGGCGCCCAGGCTGTGCTGCCAGGCAGCGTGCTGGTGCAGCAGGCGGCGGCACAACCGGACACAGTGTTGACCTTCATCTCTACCGGCGGTGCTTCTTATTCCCTGCCGCTGAGTCTTATCAACGGGACGGCTCTGGCCGCCCGGCTTGGCACCAGTGATTTCACAATTACCGTATCATTGCTTCAGGCAGATACCGCTATACTGGACAGCCTGAACAAAGCTATCGCCGCGCAGGCAGGTACGATCACTGTTGCTGCACCAGTCATTGAATTCAGTGTTACTGCCCAGGCAGGCACTACAAGCGTTCCGCTGAACAGCTTCGGCAGCATTTATGTGAAGCGGACCCTCACGGCTACAGGTGCACTTGATGCCAAGGGCGCGACCGGTGTCGCCTTTGACCCGGCCACAGGTAAGCTATCCTTCGTGCCTTCGGTCTTCGCTAGTCCGGCAGACGGACATACGGAAGTAACGATCAAGCGCAACAGCAACAGCTATTATACTGTGGTGAAGTCATCCAAGACCTTCGGTGACACTACCGGACACTGGGCACAATCCGCTATTGAGCTGCTGGCCTCGAAGCTGGTGATTACCGGCACCAGCAGTACCGCTTTCTCGCCTGCCCAGTCCATAACACGGGCCGAGTTCGCAGCGTTGATTACCCGTTCCCTGGGCCTTGCCCCGGCAGCAACAGCAACGGCCTTCAGTGACGTCCGTGCAGGCGCATGGTACACGGATGCTGTACAGACCGCGGCTTCCGCAGGTCTGATTACCGGATATACCGACGGCAGCTTCAAGCCGGGCAGCCCGATTACCCGGCAGGAGATGGCAGCCGTCCTGTCCAAAGCCATGAAATACACCGGCAAGACCCTGACGTCCGATCCGGCTGTACTGGCTAAATTCCGCGATGCCTCAAGCATCCCGGCCTGGTCCAGAGCAGCGGTAGCAGAGATCGCCGCCGCAGGCATTATTCAGGGAACCCCTGATGGTGCGTTCGCTCCGGCGAAGCTGGCTACCCGTGCGGAAGCAGCTACGATGCTGGAGAAGACCTTGAAGTCGCTGCAATTCATTAACTAA
- the serS gene encoding serine--tRNA ligase, whose protein sequence is MLDMNWIRENEDIVRKTAEWKRLKFPLEELLEWDDRRRVARRETEQRRAERNALTKDVERLLRGGDVSGGELAKEQVRVINGQLTLLEAELLEAERRCGELLLLAPNPVSADTPIGPDERANVELRRHGAPPVFGFRTRDHVELGELHDMIDIPRGVKAGGPRSYVLKGAGLLLHLAVQRLALDVLMQRGFTAMDVPVIVRPEALERTGFFPGGRDQTYELTGEKRWLAGTSEVSLVSLYSDEILELDQPLRLAGMSACFRREVGSAGRDVRGLYRVHQFSKIEQVIMCKNDPAESEQMLQEILGNAEHILQLLELPYRVVAVCSGDMAMKTHKQYDIETWMPGREAYGETHSASNLLDFQARRSGIRYRDEDGRLQYCHTLNNTAVATPRILIPLLENHQQEDGSIYIPQALRPYMGGAERIELK, encoded by the coding sequence ATGCTGGATATGAATTGGATCAGGGAGAATGAGGACATTGTACGGAAGACGGCCGAGTGGAAAAGATTGAAGTTCCCCCTGGAGGAACTTCTGGAATGGGATGACCGGCGGCGGGTGGCCCGCCGGGAGACCGAGCAACGCCGGGCGGAGCGCAACGCGCTGACGAAGGACGTGGAGCGCCTGCTGCGCGGGGGCGACGTTTCGGGTGGCGAGCTGGCCAAGGAGCAGGTGCGGGTGATCAACGGCCAGCTGACTCTGCTGGAGGCGGAGCTGCTGGAGGCAGAACGCCGCTGCGGGGAGCTGCTGCTGCTCGCGCCGAATCCCGTGTCGGCGGATACGCCGATCGGACCGGATGAGCGCGCGAATGTGGAGCTGCGGCGGCATGGCGCGCCGCCGGTGTTCGGGTTCCGCACGCGGGACCATGTCGAGCTCGGAGAGCTGCACGACATGATTGACATTCCGCGCGGCGTCAAGGCAGGCGGGCCCCGCAGCTATGTGCTGAAGGGGGCCGGACTGCTGCTGCACCTTGCCGTGCAGCGGCTGGCGCTGGATGTGCTGATGCAGCGCGGCTTCACCGCGATGGACGTGCCCGTGATCGTCCGCCCGGAGGCGCTGGAGCGGACCGGGTTCTTCCCCGGTGGGCGGGATCAGACCTACGAGCTGACTGGCGAGAAGCGCTGGCTGGCCGGGACCTCGGAGGTGTCGCTGGTCTCGCTGTACAGCGATGAGATTCTGGAGCTGGACCAGCCGCTGCGGCTGGCCGGAATGTCGGCCTGCTTCCGCCGCGAGGTGGGTTCGGCAGGCCGCGATGTGCGCGGGCTGTACCGGGTACACCAGTTCTCGAAGATCGAGCAGGTGATCATGTGCAAGAATGATCCGGCAGAATCGGAGCAGATGCTCCAGGAGATTCTCGGCAATGCCGAGCATATTCTCCAGCTGCTGGAGCTGCCTTACCGGGTGGTCGCCGTCTGTAGCGGAGACATGGCGATGAAGACCCACAAGCAGTACGACATCGAGACCTGGATGCCGGGCAGAGAAGCTTACGGGGAGACCCACTCGGCCTCCAATCTGCTCGACTTCCAGGCCCGCCGCTCAGGCATCCGCTACCGTGATGAAGACGGGCGGCTGCAATACTGCCATACCTTGAACAACACAGCGGTGGCCACGCCCCGCATTCTGATTCCGCTGCTGGAGAACCACCAGCAGGAGGACGGTTCGATCTATATTCCGCAGGCGCTGCGGCCTTATATGGGCGGGGCGGAGCGGATTGAACTCAAGTGA
- the ssuE gene encoding NADPH-dependent FMN reductase: MAKIVVINGTPSLVSRINAVIEYAESALRERGYEVERINVAELPAEDLIHTKFESEAIVKANGLVAEADAVIVVSPVYKASYTGVLKTFLDLVPQKGLAGKIVLPLFMGGSLAHLLAIDYALKPVLSVLGARYILGGVYAVDSQAVRNDQGVVELAEELKLRLDSVLEELAEETEHKVGRKAGQSRDAE, from the coding sequence ATGGCCAAAATAGTCGTAATTAACGGAACACCCTCCCTGGTCTCACGGATCAATGCCGTGATTGAGTATGCAGAGAGTGCCCTGCGGGAGCGCGGGTATGAAGTGGAGCGGATCAATGTGGCAGAGCTTCCGGCGGAGGATCTGATTCACACGAAGTTCGAGAGCGAAGCGATCGTCAAGGCGAATGGTCTGGTGGCGGAGGCCGACGCGGTAATTGTAGTTAGTCCGGTGTATAAGGCCTCCTATACCGGAGTGCTGAAGACCTTCCTGGATCTGGTGCCGCAAAAAGGGCTGGCCGGTAAAATCGTCCTGCCGCTCTTCATGGGCGGAAGTCTCGCGCATCTGCTGGCGATAGACTATGCGCTGAAGCCGGTACTGTCCGTGCTTGGCGCCCGCTACATTCTTGGCGGCGTCTACGCCGTAGACTCCCAGGCGGTGCGTAACGACCAGGGCGTCGTTGAGCTGGCGGAAGAGCTGAAGCTGCGCCTGGACAGCGTGCTGGAAGAGCTGGCGGAAGAGACAGAGCATAAGGTGGGGCGCAAGGCAGGGCAATCAAGAGACGCAGAATAG
- the nrdG gene encoding anaerobic ribonucleoside-triphosphate reductase activating protein — protein sequence MNICGYYPESINEGEGLRAVLFISGCRHRCPGCFNPKTWNFSFGEVFTPERRREIIEEIAGNPLLDGLTLAGGDPFFSAEEAVDFIHELRTELPGFPVWIYTGYTYEELTASPGSAEWKLLALCQVVIDGRFVEELKDLTLSYRGSSNQRIIDIPASLAGDSVVLWEPELSFQGV from the coding sequence ATGAACATCTGCGGATATTACCCGGAGTCGATTAATGAAGGCGAGGGCCTGCGGGCCGTCCTCTTCATCAGCGGCTGCCGCCACCGCTGCCCGGGCTGCTTCAACCCGAAGACCTGGAACTTTAGCTTCGGGGAAGTCTTCACCCCGGAGCGGCGGCGCGAGATCATAGAGGAGATTGCAGGCAATCCGCTGCTGGACGGCTTGACGCTGGCGGGCGGGGACCCTTTTTTCTCGGCTGAGGAGGCCGTAGACTTCATTCACGAGCTGCGCACCGAGCTGCCGGGCTTCCCGGTCTGGATCTATACCGGCTATACGTACGAGGAGCTTACGGCTTCGCCGGGCTCTGCGGAATGGAAGCTGCTGGCCTTGTGCCAGGTCGTGATCGACGGACGGTTCGTCGAAGAGCTCAAAGACCTTACCCTCTCCTACCGGGGAAGCAGCAACCAGCGCATTATCGATATTCCGGCGAGTCTGGCGGGAGATTCGGTTGTTCTGTGGGAGCCGGAGCTGAGCTTTCAAGGGGTATGA